Proteins encoded together in one Prionailurus viverrinus isolate Anna chromosome B1, UM_Priviv_1.0, whole genome shotgun sequence window:
- the LOC125164161 gene encoding cytochrome c oxidase subunit 7B2, mitochondrial has product MMFLLTRNALRRFKIRSIQQIRQSHEKHSPDFHDKYGNIVLASGSAFCVVAWVFTATQIGIEWNLSPVGRVTPEEWNDK; this is encoded by the coding sequence ATGATGTTTCTCTTGACCAGAAATGCACTAAGAAGGTTCAAGATTCGAAGCATTCAACAAATTAGACAAAGCCATGAAAAACACTCACCAGATTTTCATGACAAATATGGTAATATTGTGCTGGCCAGTGGAAGTGCTTTCTGTGTTGTCGCATGGGTGTTTACAGCCACACAGATTGGAATAGAATGGAACCTGTCTCCTGTTGGCAGAGTCACCCCAGAAGAGTGGAATGATAAATAA